The following coding sequences are from one Candidatus Hydrogenedens sp. window:
- the speD gene encoding adenosylmethionine decarboxylase, producing the protein MHLIIDCRNVSRDLCLNDKLVLNVMARAAERAGATVISQVRYKFGSDSPPGFAALVMLDESHCSAHTYADLGLIAMDIFTCGKTDPRIVFRYIQEELDLGDVTIRELPRFPIEEEIPSSIHKIESFAMANK; encoded by the coding sequence ATGCATCTTATTATCGATTGTCGGAATGTGTCGCGCGACCTATGCTTAAATGACAAGCTGGTGTTGAACGTGATGGCTCGTGCTGCGGAACGAGCCGGCGCGACTGTAATTTCGCAAGTTCGTTACAAATTTGGGAGTGATTCCCCCCCCGGATTTGCCGCCTTGGTCATGTTAGATGAAAGCCATTGCTCTGCTCATACCTATGCAGATTTAGGGCTCATCGCTATGGACATCTTTACTTGTGGAAAGACAGACCCACGGATTGTGTTCCGTTATATCCAAGAAGAATTAGATCTCGGAGATGTTACAATCCGTGAGTTGCCTCGGTTTCCCATTGAAGAAGAGATACCGTCGTCAATTCACAAAATTGAGTCCTTTGCAATGGCAAACAAATAA